The following is a genomic window from Gadus morhua chromosome 23, gadMor3.0, whole genome shotgun sequence.
AAGTTTATACTTGGCTTTAAATGGTTTCCCTTCTCTGGGACACTCTTCCCAAAAACAGATATGGTTGGCATGCTCGGGTCCTCCAACGTGCTCAACAGTCACGTGTGTCACCAGTTCGTGCATAGTGCTGTAAGTTTTCGAGCAAAGTTTCTTCGGCGAATGTTCCGGCTCAAGCCACTTGCAGATCAGCTCTTGCTTTATCGGCTGCCTCATGTACCGGAAAAACGCACCCGctccgtggtggtggtggtggtggtgcgcgCCGAGGTTCATGTTCAGATTCAGTCCACCATAGCCATGCAACGAGGACGCAGAGAACGGATCAGCCCTGGAGCTCGCCACTTGGCTCAGGTGGTCGGATCGCACGTACATTTCTCCAGGTATTCCCAAGCGTATTTGTCCGTTCAGGGCTTGGACCCCCGGTGATGCGCTCGGCGGTGGCTGGTCATGGTGGAGTCCGGAGAAAAGGCTGTGGTTCGCGGCGTCGGGGTGATGGTGACCATAGTGTCCCGGATAGCTACCTGTTGTTGGGACAAACATTCCGTGGTGAGAAGTTGAACCGGCAGACTGGTCGGTCAGCACGGGCATCGCTTGAGCTGCCAGGTCTCTTCGGATGAGGAAGTCCCTACCTGCCGATAACGCCTGGGCCGTGTGAGACATAGAATAGGGGACCGTTGTCGCGTGCACCGGGCCAAAAGCTCCCGTTTGACTGGAGACCACTTCACTGTGGCCTGCCATATGATgattgtggtggtgatggtggtggggataATGATGGGCTGGGCTGATTTTGAGGGCCGCGGAGTGCCCCATGTGTTCTGGCCCGAATGGGCTCGGCCCCAGGCGGGGTTCCGCAGTAATCTCCCCAGGGTGCGCGTGAGCCATTGAGTGTGGATGGCTGCTAAACCCCGGGAAGCCTGTCACGCTCTGAGGGgtatggtggtgatgatggtggtggtggtgagccCCTGCCAAGTCAACTAATCTCAGAGCCGTGTTCCGTTTGGAAAACGTAGGGTCCATCACAGGGCTTCCCAAAGCATCCACGCTCATTATTCCTAATTTTAGAATAACGTGACAGCAGGccaaataataatgatgatgacaaatatattttaatcgtaatgaaaaatataagaaaaaaaaCTTTCTGAAGTTAAGATTCTATCTGGAAACTACATGGAATCCCATTCGGttgagaagcagcagcaggacgCTTTGATACTGAATAGAGATTCATGGTAGGCGCAGCAGCCCGCGGAGCCGAACAATCACCCTGCGCTCTAATTGGTCAGAGCCCGGTGATAGACGTCACTTGTGACAGTTTCCAACGCGAAGAAAAATGCTTTAGTGACAGCGAGAAGCCAGGGCGCATGCGCAGTTGCCTGAGGCAACACtcggaagaagaaaaaaattgtTGTTATGCAAAGGTTATTGTACATTAAACTCTTCAAAAGTTGATCCAGATCCGCagtcgtccctctctctctttcactcgaaCAAAAGCCGCACAGCGCTAGTATTTTTCACCGtgcaatgaaaacaaacacTTGCAGGAGTAGGCTGTGCACGGCTGTCCCTATAATACCCGTACGGATTAGATATATTCTACTGATATCTTCATTTCGCCCCTGTAATACGCATGCGGGGAGGACCTCAAGCATATTACCAATGTCCTTTTTTTGCCTTCAGAAACACGCAGCGTCGTGGATACATACCAGCAACTGCACTTAGTTATTAGTTGTACATTTAGTCAAATAAAAAGATTGAACAATATTTCCCTTTTGAAGCATGGCCATATTTAAGCGTCCAAAATCCTCGTCCGATAGGAATGGTGTGTCGCGTCTGCCGTGGTCGGATTGGTTAGTCGACGCTGCTTCCACGTCCCGAACTGAGACCCGCAGGGGACGGGACTTGCTGTTATGATCCGGGGGGGATTCTGCTCCAGAGATCAAGACACGGGTGCAGATCGAGGTCATGGGAGGTGGTGCCTCGAGCACGTAAAAGCGCAACGATTTAAGATAAAATACCTCCGGTAACGCTGACGCCTGTTATATAACGTTATAGCCTTCAACGGTATAGGCATGAGCTTAAAGCGTAGCAACTAAAATGTGTGGATTTAAAACAACCCTTTCGTCCCCATGTTTCATAATGGTTTCAGAAAAGTTTTTCGAGTACAATTATCGTCCCTGACATGATACATCAAAGAATATGGCAGAAAATAAATCGATATCGTTATCAGTTGATAGGAAACTTAAAAATGAGGTTTGTGCTAAATTCATAGGCTACAAAGAGTATAGCTAAACTCAACTCCATATAAGGATAAAATCATTTTATAATCGTGTCACCCTGCAACCTCATGCCATAATAAATAATCAACCCTCCCAGGTCGACAAAAAATATGTGAATATAATTTTTTGTTCTTATAAATTAATATTATGCAAATAGTGCCACCATGCAGAGATGGGCTACGATGCGCATACCTACTTATTAatgtaagtaggcctaccttcTTTGTTCCGAGCCTTCGTCACTGCAGCGAGATACAAATGAAGACGATGTGTGAACTGACCCACAACAAGGTCAAATACTTATTAGATTGATTTCAAATATCACAGTGAAGTCTTTTTTAAGGACTGTAGCCCTATAGCCTTGGTTTTATATAAGTCTGATTGATACTTCATAGCTTGCCGGATGTGTTTTTATAACAAAGTTATTCACAAAATAATGCTTTCTTAGGCTGCCTAGATGTAAGCCAAATCTTATCTCTGCGTTAAAAGAATTGTGCATTGTGGCGGTAGGCCTATGATAGGCTGATGAGTATTCACATTCTATGTATTGTAAAAACAAATGAAGGCGACGCCTATGCATTAAGTTCCCTGCGGTTCAATGGGgctaaaatatttatattttttattttgatctTCGGAATTGAGTCGTCAAAAAACTTTGACGACAGCGTCAAGTCCCGCACGTTTGATATTGAGTCAATATTGTGAAACATAACGGATCCCGAGGATGTTTGTTTAATGGCCTGTACTTATGGGTCGCAGCTGCACTCTTCATTGGAATCCGGGGAACACACAGCGAAATGCAAGACTTTGAAATGCTATTTCTGTTCGAGGTGGTGCGAGTACTTTGGAAGCAAGAAGTCGAGGGATGGGAGTAGAATTTCAAACAAGATCGGAGGTATAGAGGGAATTTCACTTTACAACTGCACAAGGAGGTCCACGAGATGCAGCCTGGCGGCGTATAGTCTACagtctaatctatgaataataaattGATTCTAAATGGATGTTATGCTATGGACttatgcaacaacaacaaaaaaacagctTATAACAGACTAGATACGATATGTGTTGGAATCTGACTAGAACAACAGTCAGCCAACTTTGAAAATGCTACAATAGTTTAACATGCAAACAAGCCATCAAAACACTGACCGCAATGCATGCCGTTCTTACCGTTTTCTAGGCCTACCTGTTGAAATTCTGCGGTCCaaatttgtgtgttttgtatggcACACAAcacaaggaggaggacagaggtgTCTGAAAGCTGCCAGGCCTGTGTATTAGTATACTGGGGGATGCGAACCCCACTCCCTCTCTTGGCCTCCTCCAAGTGAGTCTGTGAGTGTTCCGTCGGAACCAGTAGCAGGTCAGATATTAGAGGGTTTGTGTGACACGTCGGTGCCTTTGGCTTTGAACTCCAGCAGCCGGAGGGTCCTGCGGAGAGTGCCGAAAATCCCACTTGATAACTTCGACAACCCACGAGGTTTTACACACTATGGTGCTGCACTCGCGCGCATACTATCATGAGTAATTCGTATAATAAAAGTCTACATTGGTATCGTTTGGAGCAAAAAAGTGGCTGCAACCCAAATCTTTAAGCGAGTCCAATACAAGTCGCCTATTCTGATGGGAAAATccagaa
Proteins encoded in this region:
- the zic4 gene encoding zinc finger protein ZIC 4 isoform X2 → MSVDALGSPVMDPTFSKRNTALRLVDLAGAHHHHHHHHHTPQSVTGFPGFSSHPHSMAHAHPGEITAEPRLGPSPFGPEHMGHSAALKISPAHHYPHHHHHHNHHMAGHSEVVSSQTGAFGPVHATTVPYSMSHTAQALSAGSYPGHYGHHHPDAANHSLFSGLHHDQPPPSASPGVQALNGQIRLGIPGEMYVRSDHLSQVASSRADPFSASSLHGYGGLNLNMNLGAHHHHHHHGAGAFFRYMRQPIKQELICKWLEPEHSPKKLCSKTYSTMHELVTHVTVEHVGGPEHANHICFWEECPREGKPFKAKYKLVNHIRVHTGEKPFPCPFPGCGKVFARSENLKIHKRTHTGEKPFKCEFDGCDRRFANSSDRKKHSHVHTSDKPYNCKVRGCDKSYTHPSSLRKHMKVHCKSPPPSSGYESSTPSLVSPSSDLGREPGGASALTEAVASSQPANLSEWYVCHSSGASGAHTPPSGSSTPDPEDESRYRNNPDDRGARDAF
- the zic4 gene encoding zinc finger protein ZIC 4 isoform X1 encodes the protein MSVDALGSPVMDPTFSKRNTALRLVDLAGAHHHHHHHHHTPQSVTGFPGFSSHPHSMAHAHPGEITAEPRLGPSPFGPEHMGHSAALKISPAHHYPHHHHHHNHHMAGHSEVVSSQTGAFGPVHATTVPYSMSHTAQALSAGRDFLIRRDLAAQAMPVLTDQSAGSTSHHGMFVPTTGSYPGHYGHHHPDAANHSLFSGLHHDQPPPSASPGVQALNGQIRLGIPGEMYVRSDHLSQVASSRADPFSASSLHGYGGLNLNMNLGAHHHHHHHGAGAFFRYMRQPIKQELICKWLEPEHSPKKLCSKTYSTMHELVTHVTVEHVGGPEHANHICFWEECPREGKPFKAKYKLVNHIRVHTGEKPFPCPFPGCGKVFARSENLKIHKRTHTGEKPFKCEFDGCDRRFANSSDRKKHSHVHTSDKPYNCKVRGCDKSYTHPSSLRKHMKVHCKSPPPSSGYESSTPSLVSPSSDLGREPGGASALTEAVASSQPANLSEWYVCHSSGASGAHTPPSGSSTPDPEDESRYRNNPDDRGARDAF